The Gemmatimonadaceae bacterium DNA segment CCTGCCCCGCCTGCTGCATCGCCTGCGCGGCGGCCTGCGCCTGCCGTGCGCCTTCGTTGGTCCGCTCGGCACCGGTCTGCGCGTTGGCCTGCTCCAGCCGCTGCGCCAACTGCTCGGCCTGCTCGGCCAGCGCCTTGGAGCGCTGCTGCATCGCCGCCGCTTCCTCCGGCGTCGGCGGACGCCGCTGCGCCGAGTCCGCGAGCGCCCGCTGCTCTTCGGCGAGTTCCTGGCCGCGGTCGGCGAGCGTCTGCATCTGGCCTTCGAGCGCCGCACGGCGCAGCATCTCGGCGCTGCGTTCGAGTTGCTCGCGCATCCGCTGCTGGGCCTGCGCCAGCTCCTGCAACGACTGCCGCGTGCGCGCGCCATCCAGTTGCTGCGTGGCCGACTCCAGGCGTTGCATCGCCGCCAGCATCTCCGGCGTCATCGCTTCGCGCATCAGGCGCTGGGCTTCCTGCAACTGCTGCTGCAACGCGGGATCCAGCGCACCTGCCTGCCGCAGCCGCTCCTCCAACTGCCGCGCCGCTTCCTCAAGGTTCTGCACCTGCTGCTGCAGCTCATGCTGCTGCTCGCCGATCTCTCGCGCACGCTCGGCGCCTTCGTAGCCCAGCGGCTCGCGCGGCTGGCCGGAGTTCGATTCACCCGCGCGCGGTTGCCCCGCCGGCACGCCCTGCTGCTGGCCTTGCTGCTGCGCCTGCTGCTGCGCCTGTCCGATCGGCGGCTGCTCACGCGCCGCCTCGGCGCCGCGCTCGCCGCGCGAACGCGCCTCGTTGGCCGTGCGCTCGGCCAGCGCGGCCTGGGCCTTCGCGGCCGCATCGGCGGCGGCGACTGCCTCGGCGGCCGCTTCATCGGCGGCCGTACGCGCCTGCTCCGCCGTCGGCACGCGCAGCAGCACCGGCGCGCTCACCGCGCGGCGTTCGCCCGGGGCCGCATCGCGCGCTACCAGCGTCACCTCGAGTCCATCGCCTGGCTGCAGCGCAAAGTCAGCCAGCGCCAGCACCGCACTGCCGCTCCACAGAGTCTCGCGCGGCGTGGCGAGTTCCCGCAGCTGCGGCGGCGCATCGGAATCCACGCGGCGCAGCCGCAGCGCGACCTCGGCCAGTCCGTAGTCATCCTGCGCAAGCAGCTCCAACGCGATGCTCGCATCAGCCGCCACGAAGCGCTCGCCTACCGGCGCAAGGATCTCCACGCGCGGCAGCGAGTCCTCCACGACGTCGATCTCCAGCGGCAGCGGCAGGTCCTCCACCACCTGCGCCGTGCCCAGCACCTCCCAGCGCCACTGCGCGCGCTGTCGCGGAATCAGCGCGCCGGCAAAGCGCACGCCGTTCACCGCCGGCAGTACCACGCGCGCGCCGTCGCTGACGAGCACCGCCGATTCCAGGGCCTGCGACGAGCGGCCCGTAATCTCGAGCCGCGTGCCCGCGGGCACACGCAACGGTTCGTCCGCCGGCAGCGATTCGTCGCCGCGGCCGAGGTACGCCGGGTAGCGGGCGCGGATGGCGACGTCACCGACGAAGGGGCGATCGACCACCGCGATGTCGACCGAATCCCGACCGGCGCGACCGTCCAGCGCGACGACGACGAGATCCGCCGAGACCGACGTGATCTCGATCGTCGCCGAGCCCGCGGCATCGACTTCGAGCCAGGTCTCCCGCCAGTCAGCACCGAGCGTGCGCCAGCGGACTTCGACCGCGCGGCGGCCCGGCGCGTCCACCGTGAGGCGCAGGTCCGCGCCGCGCGTGATACGCGTCGGCGCGTCAACGATCGCGAGCGGCCCCACGAGGTTGCCGCGCCAGGCGCCCAGCGGATTCAGCAGCGCGTGCCAGCCATCGGCACGGCGCGCGTACGACGTGGACGCCAGCAGCAGCACCTGCCCCAGCGCGACGACCGACAGCACCGCCGCGCGCTGCAAACGACGCCGCAGGCGCGGCGCCGGCCGCGACTCAGCCGCCGCCAGCGCCGCCGACGCCTGTGCCACCGCGAGGTCCGCGAACACACCGCTGCCTTCGACCTCGAGCACGCCCACCAGCGCGCCGCGCCGCAGGCCTTGCTCGCGCTCGATGGCCGCCGCCACCGCGCGCGGCTCCGCGCGCGCCGCCAGCCGACGCCGCAAGAAGCCACCCAATGCCACCGCCGCAGCGAGCGCAAGCACCCACGCCAGCAGCGGCAGAATGCGCGGCGCGATGAGCCAGCCGCCGTCGGCGAGCCACGCCGCCGCCGATGTCAGCGCGCCCACCAGCACCGTAAGCGGCAGCAGCGTGCCCGCCAACCACGCGCGCCGGCGCAGGCGCTGTACCTCGGCGTGCACCACGTGCAGCGAACTCATCGCCCCACTCCGCTGGTCACGGCGTAGACGAACAGGTTCACGCCCATTCGCAGCGCCTGCTCGTGCAGTTCGGGCGGATCGTCCGGATACGTGCCGACGTCCTCCCAGCCGTTCCCGAGGTCGGCTTCGTGCGTGTAGTACACAGCGAGGCGGTCGCCGATGAAGATCCCGAAGCCGCGCGGCGCCGCGCCGTCGTGCTCGTGGATCTTCGGGACGCCCTGCGGGAACGCGTACACGATGCGGTAGATCGGATGATCCAGCGGCACGTCCACGAGCTCGCGGTCCGGGAACACGCGGGCGATCTCGCGGCGGAACGCGGCGTCGAGGCCGTAGTTGTCGTCCGCGTGCAGGAAGCCGCCCTGCAGCAGGTAGGCGCGCAGCCGCTCGACTTCACGGTCGCTGAAGCGGATCTGGCCGTGCCCGGTCAGGTGCAGGAAGGGATGGTCCCAGAGCTTCTCGTCGGTGAGACGGACGCGCTGCTCCTGCGGCTCCACATCCAGCGTGGTGCGCGCGCGGATGGCGCGGATCAGGTTCGGCAGGCTCGAGGGATTCGCGTACCAGTCGTCGCCGTCGTACTGCAGGCGCGCGACGCTGAGGCGCACGGATTTCGCTGGCGCAGCTGAAGCATCGGCCGCGGCCATCGGCGCAGGAGCAGGCGCCGCCGCCAGCGCCGCCAGCGTCCCGAGCGCCAGCGCCCCGAGCGCCGCGAAGCGGAGCCCCCGCGTCCGTCGCATCACGCCTCGTGCGCCAGACGGTACGCGACGTTCCGCGACGCCCCCGCCGCGAGCAGCGCCTGCTGGATCTCGCGCGCGCCCTTGCCCGCCGCCCGCAGCTCGGCGGCGCGCGCGCGCAGGGCGCCTTCGTCTGGGGCGCCGTCCGGCGCCCCGTCCAGCACAATCACGATCTCGCCTCGCGGTTCGTGGTCTGCGTAGTACGCAGCGAGCTCGGCCACCGTTCCCCGCCGGAACTCCTCGTACTGCTTGGTCAGCTCGCGGGCGACCACCGTTGCCCGCTCGCCCGCCCCGGCCGCCGCCAGATCCGCCAACGTCGCCGCCAGCCGCGAGGGCGCCTCGTACAGCACCGCCGTGTGCGCCAGCGCCACCACCTCGCCCAGCACCCGCGTGCGCTCACCGCCCTTGCGCGGCAGGAAGCCGAAGAACGTGAATCGACCGGTCGCCAGTCCCGCGCCAGCCAGCGCCGCCAGCAGCGCCGAGGCACCCGGCACCGCCGAGACCTGCACGCCCGCCGCGATGGCGGCCTGCACAAGGCGAAGGCCCGGGTCGCTGAGCAGCGGCGTGCCCGCGTCGCTCACGAGGGCCAGCGACTCGCCCGCCACCAGGCGCGCCACGAGGCCGGGCGTCGCCTGCGCCTCGTTGTGCTCGTGGTAGGCGAGCAACGGCGTGCGGATCGCGAAGCGCTCGCAGAGCACGCGCGTGTGCCGCGTGTCCTCGGCCAGCACGGCCGCCACCTGCTGCAGGACCTCCACCGCCCGCGGGGTCATATCCCCGAGGTTGCCGATCGGCGTGCTGACGATGTACAGGGTCCCGGGAGTGGAGGCGCCGTCGGCGCTCACCACTTCACCTTCCACGGCAGGGCGTCGAACAGCCCGGCCGCCTGGAACACGTGCCGCCGCGAGGCGGTGAGGTCGTGCAGCACATCCTCGGGCGTGGTGTCGTCGGGCGCGGCGGCCCAGAGAATGTCGGCGATCCACGCCGCAATCGCCTTGGTCAGCGTCGCCGCATCGGTCACCGGATCCTTGAGCGTGGGCAGGTTGGGCGAGAAGCGCTCGAGCGTGCCGTGCTGCGCCACCAGCGCGCGGCGCGCACCTTCCGTCACCTCCGCCGCCGACGCCTTGCCGCCCTGCTGCAGCCGCGCAATCAGCGCACCGATCAACTCGCGGTACGCCTGGATGAGTGCCGGCGAGGCCTGCGCCGGCAGCGGTGGCGGAGGCGTCCACAGGCGCACCGTCGGCGGCGAAGCGAGCACGCGGCCCTCGAGCAGCGTGCGCAACAGCATCGTCACGTCGCCGGGGCGCGGATCCACGAAGTACCCGCGCGCGGGCCGGCCACCGGCCAGCGCCACGTAGTTCACCGCGCCGTCGGCGATGACTTCCAGCGCGCCGTCGTGCATCGTGCCGTCGAGATAGCCAAGCAACGCCGTCGCATCGGTGGGCACCAGTTCCCGCGGCAAGTGTTCCGGCTCGCCCACCTGCGTCGCGAACATCAGGTCGAGTTGCTCGTCGGTGGCTTCGTGGAAGCAGATGCTGCCGTACTCGGCGGCCGTGGGCACGCGACCGATCGCATCACTGATCGCCACCGGCACAAAGCGCCGGCCGTCGGTGCTCGAGGTGGCGTTCACCACTTCGCCGCCCTCCATATAGAGGACGATCAGTTCTTCCGGCATCCACACGGCCACGTAGCCGGACACCCGCGCCGACCGGTCGCGCTTGGCGTCCGTCAGCAGGTTGCGTAGATGCACGTACGCCAAGCGGGTCCGTTGCAGCAGGACCCGCTTGGCGGGGTATCGAATGGCGTCGCGGAGCGGGGGCATCCGGACGAGTCGGGACTCAGGCCGCGTGCTGCTCGAACTTCGCCGCCAACGCCGGCTTCGGCACGGCACCGATCACCTGGTCCACCAGCTTGCCGTCCTTGAAGAACAGCAGCGTGGGGATCGAGCGCACCTGGAAGCGCATCGCCGTCTTCTGGTTCGCGTCCACGTCCAGCTTGGTCACCTTCACGCGACCGGCGAACTCCTCGCTCAGTTGTTCGAGAATCGGGGCGATCATCCGGCAGGGACCGCACCACGTGGCCCAGAAATCCACCACGGCCAAGCCCTGGTGCTGCTCCACTTCGCTCGCGAACGACTCGTCCGTCACCGTCACCGTCTTCGACATCGGCTCTCTCTCCAGGGGTCGAGGCGCCGGTGCCAAGTGCCCGGACGCCATAGTAATGTTAGCGGCATTGGGTCCGAAGTGCGCCCCCTCCGGAATTGCCGATTATGTCCAGCCCGTTCCCGCGCGGCACCCGCATCTCCCACCTCGGCATCGCCGTCGAGTCACTCGAAGGCATCCTGCCGTTCTACCGCGACATCCTTGGGATGCCCGAGGTCCCGCTGGACGACGCCGACGGCGCACGCATCGCTGCCGTTGCCGCCGGTGACGCACTCGTGGAACTGCTGGAGCCGGAGAAATCCGACTCCCCCATCGGGAAGTTCCTCGCCAAGCGTGGGCCCGGCATCCATCACATTTGTTTCGCGGTGGACGATCTCGACGGAATGCTCGCGCGCTGCAAGGCTCACGGCATCCAGCTCATCGACGAGACGCCGCGCATCGGGGCCGAAGGCAAGCGCATCGCCTTCCTGCACCCCAAGTCCACCGCCGGCGTGCTGGTCGAGCTCTCCGAATACTGAGACGGGGGTGCCGCCCGTCGGCGGCACCCCCGTCTGGACAGCGCGTTCCGACGCCTCAGGGCACCGGACGCGTCACCGGCTCGGCATTGCAGATCTCGCGGGCCGGACGCAGGTCGATGTCCTCCACGAACCAGCGACCGCTGCGGGAGTTCTTCACCGTCGTAAAGGGAATCGTCGCGCTGCGGCTACCACGCACCGTCTCCACCCGGTGGATCACGCGGCCCGCCTCTCCCAACTGGGCCGCGCCGATGCGAGATTCATCGTGGCGCACGTGGCAGACGATGATCAGCAAGCGGCGCTCCAGCTCGGCCCGATCCACGCGGTCCCGCGTCAGCGACTCCTCGTTCCCCCACACCATCGACATCGCCTGCAGGTCCTGTCGGCGCGACGCTTCCACAAACAGCATCACGGCCTCGGTCGACGTCGCGCCCCCGGCAGTATTGGACGCCACCGCACGGGGACGGCACCCCAGGCTGCCCAGCACGAGTACCAACGCGATTCCCAGACGTCTCACGGCTTCAGCTCCCGATCTCGAGTAAGGTTCCGGTCCTAATGGTCCGACAACGGCTCTACATCAACATCGATCACGTCGCGACGCTGCGGCAGGCCCGACGGGCGGCATACCCCGATCCGGTCGCCGCGGCCCGCGTCTGCGAGGACGCCGGCGCCGATGGCATCACCGTGCACCTGCGTGAGGACCGTCGACATATCCAAGACGCAGATGTCGAGGCGCTCGCAACGGCGGCCCGCAGCCCCGTCAACCTGGAGATGGCCGCCACCACCGAGATGACCGCCATCGCCCTGCGCCTGAACCCGCATCAGGTCACCCTCGTCCCCGAGAAGCGCGAGGAGATCACCACCGAAGGCGGGCTGGACCTCTTCGCCGACCCCGCGCGCCTCGAGGCCACGCTCGCCGCACTCAGCACCGCCGGCATCCGCGCTTCGCTCTTCATTGACCCCGATCCGCGGCAGATCGCTCGCGCCGCCGAGCTCAAGGTGCCCGCCATCGAGCTGCACACCGGCCGCTACTGCCACCATCCGGAGGACCCGCAGCACCTCGCGGCCCTGCGTGCGGCAGCAACGCAGGCCGCGGGTCTCAGGCTCGCCGTGCACGCCGGCCACGGCCTCACGCTCGACAACGTCGGGCCGGTGGCCGCGATCCCCGAATGCGAGGAACTCAACATCGGCCACGCCATCGTCAGCCACGCCGTGTTCGTCGGGCTGGCCGAGGCCGTGCGCGCGATGCGTCGCGCGATGGACGCGGCGCGCCCCCGTTGACCCGCACCCACCCCTCGGCGCACCTTACCCGCCACTATATGGAGACGCGATGACCGGCGGGTTGCTCGACTTCTTCACCCTCGAGGCCAGCGAGTACGTCGAACAGCTCGACGGGCTCGTCTCGCGCGCGACGGCAGCTCCGCCGGACGGCGAGAGCTTCGTGCGCGCCGTACGGGCGCTGCGCGGCAGCGCGACGATGGCCAAGGTCACCGGCATCGCCAACCTGGCGCAGGCACTCGAACGCCTCGCCCGGCAGGTCGGCGCCGGCCAGCTCGCCTGGGACGCTGCCTCGCGGGGCGTGGCCATCAGCGCCATCGACGACACCAAGATCCTCATCCGCGG contains these protein-coding regions:
- a CDS encoding pyridoxine 5'-phosphate synthase → MVRQRLYINIDHVATLRQARRAAYPDPVAAARVCEDAGADGITVHLREDRRHIQDADVEALATAARSPVNLEMAATTEMTAIALRLNPHQVTLVPEKREEITTEGGLDLFADPARLEATLAALSTAGIRASLFIDPDPRQIARAAELKVPAIELHTGRYCHHPEDPQHLAALRAAATQAAGLRLAVHAGHGLTLDNVGPVAAIPECEELNIGHAIVSHAVFVGLAEAVRAMRRAMDAARPR
- a CDS encoding DUF4159 domain-containing protein, giving the protein MRRTRGLRFAALGALALGTLAALAAAPAPAPMAAADASAAPAKSVRLSVARLQYDGDDWYANPSSLPNLIRAIRARTTLDVEPQEQRVRLTDEKLWDHPFLHLTGHGQIRFSDREVERLRAYLLQGGFLHADDNYGLDAAFRREIARVFPDRELVDVPLDHPIYRIVYAFPQGVPKIHEHDGAAPRGFGIFIGDRLAVYYTHEADLGNGWEDVGTYPDDPPELHEQALRMGVNLFVYAVTSGVGR
- the mce gene encoding methylmalonyl-CoA epimerase, with translation MSSPFPRGTRISHLGIAVESLEGILPFYRDILGMPEVPLDDADGARIAAVAAGDALVELLEPEKSDSPIGKFLAKRGPGIHHICFAVDDLDGMLARCKAHGIQLIDETPRIGAEGKRIAFLHPKSTAGVLVELSEY
- the trxA gene encoding thioredoxin: MSKTVTVTDESFASEVEQHQGLAVVDFWATWCGPCRMIAPILEQLSEEFAGRVKVTKLDVDANQKTAMRFQVRSIPTLLFFKDGKLVDQVIGAVPKPALAAKFEQHAA
- the rsmI gene encoding 16S rRNA (cytidine(1402)-2'-O)-methyltransferase, yielding MSADGASTPGTLYIVSTPIGNLGDMTPRAVEVLQQVAAVLAEDTRHTRVLCERFAIRTPLLAYHEHNEAQATPGLVARLVAGESLALVSDAGTPLLSDPGLRLVQAAIAAGVQVSAVPGASALLAALAGAGLATGRFTFFGFLPRKGGERTRVLGEVVALAHTAVLYEAPSRLAATLADLAAAGAGERATVVARELTKQYEEFRRGTVAELAAYYADHEPRGEIVIVLDGAPDGAPDEGALRARAAELRAAGKGAREIQQALLAAGASRNVAYRLAHEA